One stretch of Roseovarius mucosus DNA includes these proteins:
- a CDS encoding metal ABC transporter permease, with protein sequence MLDDFMVRAALAGLGVALAAAPLGSFVVWRRMAYFGDATAHAAILGVAMALAFSMSVFVGALAMSLIMATTVSTLSGRGFAMDTMLGVLAHSALAFGLVAVSFLSGVRIDLMAYLFGDILAVSRADLLVIWGGAALVLSLLAWRWQALLTATLSPDLAWSAGIDPRREQLVLTLALAVVVAVAIKVVGVLLIAAMLIVPAAAARPLAATPERMAAIATLIAGGSALGGLRLSFQFDTPTGPTIVCVAALIFATTALIGSGLRHRGAASD encoded by the coding sequence ATGCTGGATGATTTCATGGTGCGCGCGGCCCTTGCTGGCCTAGGTGTGGCACTGGCCGCCGCCCCCTTGGGCAGCTTTGTGGTCTGGCGGCGGATGGCCTATTTCGGCGATGCCACAGCCCATGCCGCAATCCTGGGCGTGGCGATGGCGCTGGCCTTTTCGATGTCAGTCTTTGTTGGCGCGCTGGCCATGTCGCTGATCATGGCGACCACGGTCTCCACCCTTTCGGGGCGCGGCTTTGCCATGGATACGATGCTGGGCGTTCTGGCCCATTCGGCGCTGGCCTTTGGCCTTGTGGCGGTGTCCTTTCTGTCGGGCGTCCGGATTGACCTTATGGCGTATCTTTTCGGCGATATTCTGGCGGTCAGCAGGGCCGATTTGCTGGTGATCTGGGGCGGCGCAGCCCTCGTGCTCAGCCTGCTTGCATGGCGCTGGCAGGCGCTTTTGACGGCAACGCTCAGCCCGGATCTTGCGTGGTCCGCCGGTATCGACCCGCGCCGCGAACAGCTTGTGCTGACGCTGGCACTGGCCGTCGTGGTTGCCGTGGCGATCAAGGTGGTGGGCGTGCTGCTCATCGCCGCCATGCTGATCGTGCCCGCCGCTGCCGCGCGCCCCTTGGCCGCAACGCCTGAACGCATGGCGGCTATCGCCACGCTGATTGCGGGGGGCTCTGCCTTGGGCGGTTTGCGGCTTTCGTTCCAGTTCGATACGCCAACAGGGCCGACGATCGTCTGTGTCGCGGCGCTGATCTTTGCCACGACCGCCCTGATCGGCAGCGGCCTGCGGCATCGCGGCGCGGCATCCGACTAA
- a CDS encoding metal ABC transporter ATP-binding protein has protein sequence MRLIETKGLTVQFGRSTVLSNVSLALDRGEIVTIVGPNGSGKSTLLRTLIGAQKPARGEIIRRPGLRIGYVPQKLHIDPTLPLTVTRFLSLPRHHPAEATRAALEQAGLPDLRNRQMTDLSGGQFQRVLLARALLEKPDLLILDEATQGLDQPGSAAFYRRIEEVRRELNCGVLMVSHELHVVMSASDRVICLNGHICCEGHPEVVAQAEEYRAIFGTGTQGALALYRHEHNHAHDHDHGPAHDHPHSHEAAE, from the coding sequence ATGCGCCTGATCGAAACCAAGGGGCTGACCGTTCAGTTTGGCCGCTCGACGGTTCTGTCGAATGTCAGCCTTGCGCTCGACCGGGGCGAGATCGTGACCATCGTCGGCCCGAATGGATCGGGCAAATCCACGCTGCTGCGCACCTTGATCGGGGCGCAGAAACCGGCACGCGGCGAGATTATCCGCCGCCCCGGCCTGCGCATCGGCTATGTGCCGCAAAAGCTGCATATCGACCCAACGCTGCCGCTGACCGTCACCCGCTTTCTCAGCCTGCCACGCCACCACCCGGCCGAGGCCACGCGCGCCGCTCTCGAACAGGCGGGGTTGCCAGACCTGCGCAATCGACAAATGACAGACCTCTCGGGCGGGCAGTTTCAGCGTGTTCTGCTGGCGCGTGCGCTTCTGGAAAAGCCGGATTTGCTGATCCTCGACGAGGCCACGCAGGGGCTTGATCAACCCGGTTCTGCCGCGTTTTACCGCCGCATCGAAGAGGTGCGGCGCGAATTGAACTGCGGCGTTCTGATGGTCAGCCACGAACTCCATGTGGTGATGAGCGCCTCTGACCGGGTGATCTGCCTCAATGGACATATCTGCTGCGAAGGCCACCCCGAGGTGGTCGCCCAAGCCGAGGAATATCGCGCGATTTTTGGCACCGGCACCCAAGGCGCGCTGGCGCTCTATCGGCATGAACACAACCACGCCCATGACCATGACCACGGTCCTGCACATGATCACCCCCACAGCCACGAGGCCGCCGAATAA
- a CDS encoding Fur family transcriptional regulator, with translation MDTIGFEAHDHKGCMRAALAAVEAHCARHKLQFTPVRRRVLEILLSEHRAMGAYEILDTLRSEGLGSQPPVAYRALDFLVTHGFVHKIERLNAFIACTHPGQDHTPAFLICRQCDAVAEAHAEPSKGMLGRAAADSGFTIEQAVVEAMGLCPQCRESAQPCA, from the coding sequence ATGGATACGATCGGATTCGAGGCGCATGATCACAAGGGCTGCATGCGCGCCGCCCTCGCCGCTGTCGAGGCGCATTGTGCCCGCCACAAGCTGCAATTCACCCCCGTCCGCCGTCGCGTGCTGGAAATCCTGCTCAGCGAACACCGCGCCATGGGGGCCTATGAAATCCTCGACACGCTGCGTAGCGAGGGGTTGGGCTCCCAGCCCCCAGTGGCCTATCGGGCGCTGGATTTCCTTGTGACACATGGCTTTGTTCACAAGATCGAGCGCCTGAACGCCTTTATCGCCTGCACCCATCCGGGGCAGGATCACACGCCCGCGTTCCTCATCTGCCGCCAATGCGATGCGGTGGCCGAGGCCCATGCCGAACCCTCAAAGGGGATGTTGGGCCGGGCCGCCGCCGACTCGGGCTTTACCATCGAACAGGCAGTGGTCGAGGCGATGGGCCTGTGTCCGCAATGTCGCGAGAGCGCCCAGCCATGCGCCTGA
- a CDS encoding zinc ABC transporter substrate-binding protein codes for MPIRFLAPLSLGMTLASAAMADAPRVATDIAPVQSLVARVMQGVGEPDVIVRSGASPHGYAMRPSEAAALEEADLVFWMGEGLTPWLEGAIDALASEAHAVELLGAAGSRVLPFREGVAFEAHADHGHEDHGHEDNDHEDHGHEDHGHEDKGHEDHAEAHDHDHDHDHGHGHDHAHGGADPHAWLDPANAQAWLGLIAQELSEHDPENAMIYAANAETAQAELQALSEEIKAQLAPVRDVPFLVFHDAYQYFETAFDISAAGAISLSDAVAPGPARIAALREMAEARGVTCVFSEPQFDPKLVETVFGEGVSHGVIDPLGSQLAAGPGHYPQMLRDMAGAMVACVSGAS; via the coding sequence ATGCCGATCCGTTTTCTTGCTCCACTCAGCCTTGGGATGACGCTTGCCTCAGCCGCGATGGCCGACGCGCCCCGAGTGGCCACGGATATTGCGCCAGTGCAATCGTTGGTGGCGCGGGTGATGCAGGGGGTGGGCGAGCCTGATGTGATCGTGCGCTCGGGTGCCTCGCCGCATGGCTATGCAATGCGCCCCTCCGAGGCGGCGGCACTGGAAGAGGCCGATCTGGTCTTCTGGATGGGTGAGGGGCTGACGCCGTGGCTGGAAGGCGCGATTGATGCGCTGGCATCCGAGGCACATGCCGTGGAGTTGCTGGGGGCTGCGGGCAGCCGCGTCTTGCCGTTCCGGGAGGGGGTTGCGTTTGAGGCGCATGCGGATCACGGGCATGAAGATCATGGGCATGAAGATAACGACCACGAAGATCACGGGCACGAAGATCATGGGCACGAGGACAAGGGCCACGAGGATCATGCGGAGGCGCATGATCACGACCATGATCATGACCACGGACATGGGCACGATCACGCCCATGGCGGGGCCGATCCGCATGCTTGGCTTGATCCCGCGAATGCGCAGGCTTGGTTGGGATTGATCGCGCAGGAATTGTCCGAGCATGACCCGGAGAATGCCATGATCTATGCCGCCAATGCAGAGACAGCGCAGGCGGAATTACAGGCCCTGTCCGAAGAGATCAAAGCGCAGTTGGCCCCGGTGCGGGATGTGCCGTTTTTGGTGTTTCACGATGCCTATCAGTATTTCGAGACCGCCTTTGACATTTCCGCAGCGGGGGCGATTTCGCTAAGCGATGCGGTGGCGCCGGGACCGGCCCGAATTGCCGCCTTGCGGGAAATGGCTGAGGCGCGCGGCGTCACTTGTGTCTTTTCCGAGCCGCAGTTCGATCCCAAGCTGGTCGAAACGGTGTTTGGCGAGGGGGTGTCGCATGGCGTGATTGATCCGCTCGGCAGCCAGCTTGCGGCAGGGCCGGGGCATTATCCGCAGATGCTGCGCGATATGGCTGGCGCGATGGTCGCCTGTGTGTCGGGGGCAAGTTAG
- a CDS encoding acyl-CoA synthetase: MAFMTRQDALDIQNEMPWAARERPQTIYQMLSNVARSFPDRPAISYQLFSGATDKAQTLTWQQFHDQCCQAANLFRSLKLGEGDVVALVLPNCLETAVATIGGMIAGIVNPINPLLEPEQISAILRETGAKVVVTLKAFPKTDIAQKTAEAVRHAPSVHTVIEIDLNRYLTPPKSWIVPLVRPKNPVQHHADCLDFNKAIARQPKTLSFADSTGDRVAAYFHTGGTTGMPKVAQHKYSGMIYNGWIGHTLLFTEQDNVMCPLPLFHVFACHVILMAMIKSGAHVVFPTPAGYRGEGVFDNFWKLCERWKISFIITVPTAVSALMQRKVDADLSTVKNAFSGSAPMPLELFNRFESATGIAVIEGYGLTEATCLVSANPPEGEKKVGSVGVPFPYTDVRIIKGTPDGPMDCAVDEVGEICISNPGVYAGHTYTEGDKNRDLYYHGDYLRTGDLGRIDAEGYLWITGRAKDLIIRGGHNIDPAEIEEALMVHKAVAMAGAIGQPDAHAGEIPCAYVELVAGATVTGEELLEHCKRHVHERAAVPKHVEVLAELPKTAVGKVFKPDLRKLAITRIYNAALADAGVDARVTSVVDDKKLGLVAKVSGSASAEGEAVGHVLGQFVRPWDWAK; the protein is encoded by the coding sequence ATGGCGTTCATGACGCGACAGGATGCGCTCGACATCCAGAACGAAATGCCTTGGGCGGCGCGCGAGCGGCCCCAAACGATCTATCAAATGTTGAGCAATGTCGCGCGTAGCTTTCCGGACAGGCCCGCAATCAGCTATCAGCTGTTTTCCGGTGCAACGGACAAGGCGCAAACCCTGACATGGCAGCAGTTCCATGATCAGTGCTGCCAAGCCGCCAATCTGTTTCGCAGCCTCAAGCTGGGTGAGGGCGATGTGGTGGCGCTGGTATTGCCCAACTGTCTGGAAACCGCGGTTGCAACGATTGGCGGGATGATCGCGGGCATCGTCAACCCAATCAACCCGCTGCTCGAGCCAGAGCAGATCAGCGCCATCCTGCGCGAGACAGGGGCCAAGGTGGTGGTCACGCTCAAGGCGTTTCCCAAGACCGACATCGCGCAAAAGACCGCCGAGGCGGTGCGCCACGCGCCGAGCGTGCATACGGTGATCGAGATTGACCTCAACCGCTATCTCACGCCGCCGAAAAGCTGGATCGTGCCCCTCGTGCGGCCCAAGAACCCGGTGCAGCACCATGCCGATTGTCTGGATTTCAACAAGGCGATCGCGCGTCAGCCCAAAACGCTGAGCTTTGCCGATAGCACAGGTGACCGGGTTGCGGCCTATTTCCACACCGGCGGCACCACCGGCATGCCCAAGGTGGCGCAGCACAAATATTCCGGCATGATCTACAATGGCTGGATCGGTCACACGCTGCTCTTTACCGAGCAGGACAATGTGATGTGCCCGCTGCCGCTGTTTCATGTGTTTGCGTGTCATGTGATTCTGATGGCGATGATCAAATCGGGCGCGCATGTGGTGTTTCCGACGCCCGCAGGCTATCGCGGCGAGGGCGTGTTTGATAATTTCTGGAAGCTGTGCGAGCGCTGGAAGATCAGTTTCATCATCACCGTGCCCACGGCCGTTTCGGCGCTGATGCAGCGCAAGGTTGATGCGGACCTGTCGACCGTCAAGAACGCCTTTTCCGGATCGGCCCCGATGCCGCTTGAACTGTTCAACCGGTTCGAATCGGCCACCGGCATTGCGGTGATCGAGGGCTATGGCCTGACCGAGGCGACCTGCCTTGTCTCGGCCAATCCGCCCGAAGGCGAAAAGAAGGTGGGATCGGTGGGGGTGCCGTTTCCCTATACGGATGTGCGGATCATCAAGGGCACGCCGGATGGGCCGATGGATTGCGCCGTCGATGAGGTGGGCGAAATCTGCATTTCCAATCCGGGCGTTTACGCCGGCCATACCTATACCGAGGGCGACAAGAACCGCGATCTTTATTACCATGGCGACTACCTGCGCACTGGCGATCTAGGCCGGATTGATGCGGAGGGTTATCTCTGGATCACAGGGCGCGCCAAGGATCTGATCATCCGGGGCGGGCATAACATCGACCCCGCCGAAATCGAAGAAGCGCTGATGGTGCATAAGGCGGTTGCCATGGCCGGGGCCATTGGTCAGCCGGATGCCCATGCGGGCGAAATCCCCTGCGCCTATGTCGAACTGGTGGCCGGGGCCACGGTCACGGGCGAGGAGCTGCTCGAGCATTGCAAGCGGCATGTGCATGAGCGCGCGGCGGTGCCCAAGCATGTCGAGGTCTTGGCGGAATTGCCGAAAACCGCCGTGGGCAAGGTGTTCAAGCCCGACCTGCGCAAGCTGGCGATCACGCGGATTTACAATGCGGCCTTGGCCGATGCCGGAGTTGATGCGCGGGTGACATCTGTGGTGGATGACAAGAAACTTGGGCTTGTGGCCAAGGTATCGGGGTCTGCCAGTGCCGAGGGCGAGGCCGTGGGGCATGTGCTGGGCCAATTCGTGCGGCCTTGGGATTGGGCGAAGTAG
- a CDS encoding 2-isopropylmalate synthase translates to MTNTSKDRVVIFDTTLRDGEQSPGATMTHAEKLEIAGLLDDMGVDIIEAGFPIASEGDFNAVSEIAKNSKNAVICGLARANFKDIDRCWEAVKHAARPRIHTFIGTSPLHRAIPNLDMDQMAERIHETVTHARNLCDNVQWSPMDATRTEWDYLCRTVEIAIKAGATTINIPDTVGYTAPEESASLIRRLIATVPGADEVVFATHCHNDLGMATANALAAVAGGARQIECTINGLGERAGNTALEEVVMALKVRGDIMPYETGVDTRKLMNISRRVAAVSGFPVQFNKAIVGKNAFAHESGIHQDGMLKNAETFEIMRPEDVGLTETNIVMGKHSGRAALRSKLKDLGYELADNQLNDVFVRFKELADRKKEIYDDDLVALVNAGVDPDNNRLQIKHLRVICGTDGPQQATLTMDIDGREVSTEATGDGPVDATFNAVKALFPHEARLQLYQVHAVTEGTDAQATVSVRMEEAGRIVMGQSADTDTVVASAKAYVHALNRLLVRREKTGSDAREVSYKDVS, encoded by the coding sequence ATGACCAACACCTCTAAAGATCGCGTCGTCATCTTTGACACAACCTTGCGCGACGGCGAACAAAGCCCCGGCGCCACCATGACCCATGCCGAAAAGCTCGAGATTGCCGGGCTGCTCGATGACATGGGCGTCGATATCATCGAGGCAGGCTTTCCCATCGCCTCTGAGGGCGATTTCAACGCCGTCAGCGAGATAGCCAAGAACTCGAAAAATGCCGTGATCTGTGGCCTCGCGCGGGCCAATTTCAAGGATATCGACCGCTGCTGGGAGGCGGTGAAACACGCCGCCCGCCCGCGTATCCATACCTTTATCGGCACCTCGCCGCTGCACCGCGCCATTCCCAATCTCGACATGGACCAAATGGCCGAGCGTATCCACGAAACGGTGACACATGCCCGCAACCTCTGCGACAATGTGCAATGGTCGCCGATGGATGCCACCCGCACCGAATGGGATTATCTCTGCCGCACGGTCGAGATTGCGATCAAGGCGGGGGCGACCACGATCAATATCCCCGATACCGTGGGCTATACCGCACCCGAGGAATCGGCCTCGCTCATCCGTCGGCTGATCGCCACCGTGCCGGGGGCCGATGAGGTGGTGTTTGCCACCCATTGCCACAACGATTTGGGCATGGCGACGGCCAATGCACTGGCCGCCGTCGCTGGCGGCGCGCGGCAGATCGAATGCACGATCAACGGCCTTGGCGAACGCGCAGGCAACACCGCATTGGAAGAGGTGGTGATGGCCCTCAAGGTGCGCGGCGACATCATGCCCTATGAAACGGGCGTCGATACCCGCAAGCTGATGAACATCTCGCGCCGGGTTGCCGCCGTGTCGGGCTTTCCGGTGCAGTTCAACAAGGCGATTGTTGGCAAGAACGCCTTTGCGCATGAAAGCGGCATCCATCAGGACGGCATGCTCAAAAACGCCGAGACATTCGAGATCATGCGCCCCGAGGATGTCGGTCTTACCGAGACCAATATCGTCATGGGCAAGCATTCAGGCCGCGCGGCGCTGCGCTCCAAGCTCAAGGATTTGGGCTATGAATTGGCCGACAACCAGCTCAACGATGTGTTCGTCCGCTTCAAGGAATTGGCAGATCGCAAGAAAGAAATCTACGATGACGATCTTGTGGCGCTCGTCAACGCAGGCGTAGACCCCGACAATAACCGCCTTCAGATCAAACACTTGCGCGTGATCTGCGGCACCGATGGCCCGCAACAGGCGACGCTGACGATGGACATTGACGGGCGCGAGGTCTCGACCGAGGCCACCGGCGACGGCCCCGTCGATGCCACGTTCAACGCGGTCAAAGCGCTCTTTCCGCATGAGGCGCGGCTGCAACTCTATCAGGTGCACGCGGTGACCGAAGGGACAGACGCACAGGCCACCGTGTCCGTGCGGATGGAAGAGGCAGGGCGCATCGTAATGGGCCAATCGGCGGATACCGATACGGTCGTGGCTTCGGCCAAGGCCTATGTCCACGCCCTCAACCGCCTGCTCGTGCGCCGCGAGAAAACCGGCAGCGACGCGCGCGAGGTCAGCTACAAAGACGTATCGTAA
- a CDS encoding SDR family oxidoreductase → MEKALIIGASGGIGQAVSAALEARGVTVTRLSRSGDGLDVTDETSVAAALGALDGPFDLILVTTGALEIAGAAPEKALRQVSAQAMLDQFALNCVGPSLVLKHSLRLLPREGRAVFAALSARVGSIGDNNFGGWYSYRTAKAALNQMIHTGAIELGRSHRGAICVALHPGTVETEFTRKYLGRHPAVPAAQAAENLLGVIERLRPEESGGFFDWQGATVPW, encoded by the coding sequence ATGGAAAAAGCATTGATCATCGGCGCTTCGGGCGGCATCGGGCAGGCTGTAAGCGCGGCCTTGGAAGCGCGTGGTGTGACGGTCACGCGCCTGTCGCGCAGCGGCGACGGTTTGGACGTGACCGATGAGACGTCGGTTGCGGCAGCCCTTGGCGCGCTGGACGGACCGTTTGACCTGATATTGGTGACGACCGGCGCGTTGGAAATTGCCGGGGCCGCGCCGGAAAAGGCGCTGCGGCAGGTGAGCGCGCAGGCGATGCTGGATCAATTCGCGCTCAATTGCGTGGGGCCGTCCTTGGTGCTCAAGCACAGCCTGCGCCTTTTGCCGCGCGAGGGGCGGGCGGTCTTCGCCGCACTCTCGGCGCGGGTGGGGTCGATTGGCGACAATAATTTCGGCGGTTGGTATAGCTATCGCACCGCCAAGGCGGCGCTGAATCAGATGATCCACACCGGCGCGATTGAATTGGGGCGCAGTCACCGAGGGGCGATATGCGTGGCCTTGCATCCGGGCACGGTTGAGACAGAGTTTACCCGCAAATATCTGGGGCGGCATCCGGCGGTGCCCGCAGCGCAGGCGGCAGAGAACCTGCTTGGCGTCATCGAACGCTTGCGGCCCGAGGAGAGCGGCGGCTTTTTTGATTGGCAGGGGGCAACCGTGCCATGGTAG
- a CDS encoding cryptochrome/photolyase family protein: MVARLLLVLGDQLSPDLSALRAGDKTRDVVVMAEVRDEGSYVPHHPKKIALILSAMRHFAEALTAEGWQVAYTRLDDPAATPSIVGELMRRAEEFGASEVIATQPGEWRLIEALSDAPLTVRQLPDDRFVCSLAEFDRWAEGRKELRMEYFYREMRRKTGLMMEGDQPAGGKWNFDHDNRKRAQADLLREGPLRFEPDAITQEVLDLVEARFGTHFGALRPFWFGVTRDAAAQAFDHFARHLLPGFGDTQDAMLEGDAFLHHSVISMYMNIGLLDPVDICARVVEEWKAGRVPINAAEGYIRQVIGWREYMRGIYFREGPDYVTRNALGHKRKLPAMFWGAKTRVNCVAHAVETTAKEAYAHHIQRLMVTGNFALLAGIDPGQVHEWYLAVYADAFEWVEAPNVIGMSQFADGGIIASKPYVSSGNYIDKMSDYCRSCAYSVKEKTGDNACPFNLLYWDFLIRNRDRFGRNPRMGPVYRTWDKMEASRRQAVLDGAARVLDDLDADRAI, translated from the coding sequence ATGGTAGCGCGGCTGCTGTTGGTGCTGGGGGATCAACTCAGCCCGGATCTTTCGGCGCTGCGCGCGGGCGACAAGACGCGCGACGTTGTGGTCATGGCCGAGGTGAGGGATGAGGGCAGCTATGTGCCGCACCATCCCAAGAAAATCGCGCTCATCCTGTCGGCGATGCGGCATTTCGCGGAGGCGTTGACGGCCGAGGGCTGGCAGGTGGCCTACACGCGGCTGGACGATCCTGCGGCCACGCCCTCGATTGTGGGGGAATTGATGCGGCGGGCCGAGGAATTTGGGGCTTCTGAGGTGATCGCTACGCAACCGGGGGAATGGCGGTTGATCGAGGCCCTGTCGGACGCCCCGTTGACGGTGCGGCAACTGCCGGACGATCGGTTCGTCTGTTCGTTGGCAGAGTTCGACCGATGGGCCGAGGGGCGCAAAGAGCTGCGGATGGAGTATTTTTACCGCGAGATGCGCCGCAAGACCGGGCTGATGATGGAGGGCGACCAACCGGCGGGGGGCAAGTGGAATTTCGACCATGACAACCGCAAGCGGGCGCAGGCGGATTTGCTGCGCGAGGGGCCGTTGCGGTTTGAACCGGATGCGATCACGCAAGAGGTGCTTGATCTGGTCGAGGCACGGTTTGGCACCCATTTCGGAGCGCTGCGTCCGTTCTGGTTTGGCGTGACGCGGGATGCGGCGGCGCAGGCGTTCGACCATTTCGCGCGGCACCTGCTGCCGGGGTTCGGCGACACGCAGGATGCGATGCTGGAAGGGGATGCGTTCCTGCATCATTCGGTGATTTCGATGTATATGAACATCGGATTACTTGATCCTGTGGATATCTGCGCCCGTGTTGTTGAGGAATGGAAAGCAGGCCGGGTGCCCATCAATGCCGCCGAGGGCTATATCCGGCAGGTGATCGGCTGGCGCGAATATATGCGCGGTATCTATTTCCGTGAGGGGCCGGACTATGTGACGCGCAACGCGCTGGGACATAAGCGCAAGTTGCCGGCGATGTTCTGGGGGGCCAAGACGCGCGTGAACTGTGTCGCCCATGCCGTTGAGACCACGGCAAAAGAGGCTTATGCCCATCACATTCAGCGCCTGATGGTGACAGGCAATTTCGCGCTTTTGGCCGGGATTGACCCGGGCCAGGTGCATGAGTGGTATCTGGCGGTCTATGCCGATGCCTTTGAATGGGTCGAGGCCCCGAATGTGATCGGGATGAGCCAGTTTGCCGATGGCGGCATTATCGCAAGCAAACCCTATGTGAGTTCGGGCAATTACATCGACAAAATGTCGGATTACTGCCGGTCCTGCGCCTATTCCGTCAAGGAAAAGACGGGCGACAATGCCTGCCCCTTTAACCTGCTATACTGGGATTTCCTGATCCGGAATCGCGACCGGTTCGGGCGCAATCCCCGTATGGGGCCGGTTTATCGCACATGGGACAAAATGGAGGCGAGCCGCCGTCAAGCGGTGCTTGATGGGGCGGCGCGCGTGTTGGACGATCTTGATGCAGATCGGGCGATCTGA
- a CDS encoding MORN repeat-containing protein — MTFSRTRPILLSIALGAASMAAAQDAEVQTKQYDDGGIYEGTFKDGLQHGTGSYTLPNGYEYTGEWVEGEIRGKGVARFPNGSVYEGEFARGKPNGIGKIVFTDGGTYEGAWEDGKITGQGVAIYANGVRYEGGFLNAMHHGRGRMQSPGGYIYDGDWVNGVKEGVAKITYPDGAVYEGAVARGAREGEGTLTMPDGLIYQGTWRAGEIDGKGKLTQPNGDVYEGDLVAGRREGTGRVTYQNGDLYEGAFKEDRRHGQGTFTGTDGYLYQGEWVAGKISGQGRVTYPDGSVYEGQFRDDLANGEGRITYPDGATYEGSWVGGVIEGAGRATYPNGLVYEGEFKNARNHGTGVMTYPDGYRYEGEWQDGQRHGTGTATYPDGTIYVGGFVEGQRHGQGKITMPDGFVYEGEWQNGEISGRGVATYTNGDVYEGMFRAGKRQGEGTMRYASGQEASGTWEDGALSGATTQTE, encoded by the coding sequence ATGACGTTTTCGCGCACAAGACCCATCCTTCTGAGCATCGCACTTGGTGCGGCCAGTATGGCCGCCGCTCAGGATGCGGAGGTGCAGACCAAGCAATATGACGATGGCGGCATCTATGAGGGCACGTTCAAGGACGGGCTGCAACATGGCACCGGCAGCTATACCCTGCCCAATGGCTATGAATATACCGGCGAATGGGTCGAAGGCGAGATCAGGGGCAAGGGCGTGGCGCGCTTTCCCAATGGCTCGGTCTATGAGGGCGAATTCGCGCGCGGCAAACCCAATGGCATCGGCAAGATCGTGTTCACCGATGGCGGCACCTATGAGGGCGCATGGGAAGATGGCAAGATCACCGGGCAAGGTGTGGCCATCTACGCCAACGGCGTGCGCTACGAGGGTGGGTTTCTGAATGCCATGCACCACGGGCGCGGCCGGATGCAAAGCCCCGGTGGCTATATCTATGACGGCGATTGGGTGAATGGCGTAAAGGAAGGCGTGGCCAAGATCACCTATCCTGATGGCGCGGTCTATGAGGGGGCTGTTGCACGTGGTGCGCGCGAGGGTGAGGGCACGCTCACCATGCCCGATGGGCTGATCTATCAGGGCACGTGGCGCGCCGGAGAGATTGACGGCAAGGGCAAACTCACGCAGCCCAATGGCGATGTCTATGAGGGCGATCTTGTTGCCGGACGGCGCGAAGGCACGGGCCGTGTGACCTATCAGAATGGCGATCTCTATGAGGGGGCCTTCAAGGAGGACCGCCGCCATGGTCAGGGCACATTCACCGGCACTGATGGCTATCTCTATCAGGGCGAATGGGTCGCGGGCAAAATCTCGGGTCAGGGGCGCGTGACCTATCCCGATGGTTCGGTCTATGAAGGGCAGTTCCGCGATGATCTGGCCAATGGCGAGGGGCGCATCACCTATCCGGACGGCGCAACCTATGAAGGGTCATGGGTTGGCGGCGTGATCGAGGGCGCGGGGCGTGCCACCTATCCCAATGGCCTTGTCTATGAAGGCGAATTCAAGAACGCCCGCAACCATGGCACGGGGGTTATGACCTACCCCGACGGCTATCGCTACGAGGGGGAATGGCAGGACGGCCAGCGTCACGGCACTGGCACCGCCACCTATCCCGATGGCACGATCTATGTGGGCGGGTTCGTCGAAGGCCAGCGCCACGGGCAAGGCAAGATCACCATGCCCGATGGTTTTGTCTACGAGGGCGAATGGCAGAACGGCGAAATCTCTGGCCGGGGTGTGGCCACCTACACCAATGGCGATGTCTATGAGGGCATGTTCCGTGCGGGCAAGCGGCAGGGCGAAGGCACTATGCGCTATGCCAGCGGCCAAGAGGCCAGCGGCACATGGGAAGATGGCGCGCTCTCCGGGGCGACAACCCAGACCGAGTGA